ATAATCTGGATGTGGGTGTGTCCAACCATACCATTTATCATATGCTTCTTGATTATGTAATCTATAATCTGCACTTAAGTCGATTATCTTGATTCCTCTATCGTATAATGCTTTTACAATTTCTGTTGCAGTTCCATGGGGCACTGCTGTGAATACTACATCACAATTATCAGTTAATTTGTCGTAATCTAACTCCGAAAAGGTTAGATCTGTGAATCCTTTCAAACTAGGTTGAACTCTGTGTAGATATTCGCCAACATGTTGTCTTGAAGTTACTGTGGTGATCTCAACCTCAGGGTGGTTTACAAGAAGACGAAGTGTTTCTCCCCCTACATATCCTGATGCTCCTACAACTCCTACTTTCATGATAAATCTCATCAAAAGTAGTATAATTTATCTTGTTATATTGAACCTTGATTGTTGAATTTTTTTATTTAAACAGAGGCTATATCTGGAAATTTTTTAATCTTATTTCATAAAATTTCTATTTTTAAAATAAATTTATAGGAAGTCTGACAAATATGCTCTTATGGTTGAGATAGGTCGTCCTGTGAAAGATATTGAAATTGATTCAAATACTTCAATTGAAAAAATCTTTGAAGAATTATCCCAATCTGGTGGTTTTGAATCTGTGAATCTTTCAGATGGATTGGATATTTTAACCAAAATGATTTCTGATGAAAAATGTTTGAAATTTGTTTCATTTGTAGGTGCAGTTGTTTCAACCGGATTAAGAGGAATAATAAAAGATATGATCAAAAACAAATGGTTTGATGTGGCAATTACAACATGTGGTGCGTTAGATCATGATATTGCAAAACATTTCTCAAAATATCATGAAGGTTCATTCACAATGGATGATAATGAATTGGCTGATCAAAATATTCATCGATTAGGTAATGTCTTAGTACCCATGGATAACTATGGTCCACTTATTGAAGAAAAAATGCAATCATTTCTTGAAGAAGAATACAACAATGGTGTAAAAGAAATGTCAACTGCAGAAATTTGTAAAATGATTGGAAAACATATGGGTGAGGATTCTTTTCTTTACTGGGCATACAAAAATGACATTAGTGTAGTAGTACCTGGAATCATGGATGGTGCAGTTGGAAGTCAAATCTGGATGTTTACACAAAATCATAGTGATTTTAAATTAAATTTGGTTGGAGATGCAAATTTACTTTCAGGTTATATTTTCAAAGCAGAAAAATCTGGAGCATTTATGATTGGTGGTGGAATTTCAAAACATCATACTTTGTGGTGGAATCAATATCGAGAGGGATTAGATTATGCATTCTATATTACAACTGCACAAGAATTTGATGGTAGTTTAAGTGGAGCATTAGTTAGAGAGGCAATTTCATGGGGAAAGGTTACAAAAATTGCACGACAAGCTACATTGCATGCAGAAGTAACAACAATTTTGCCCTTCATTTATTCTGCATTATTATCAAAATTAAAAAAGAATTAATGATTTTTTATATTTTTTATTTTTGAATTTTTAAAGATTAATGATGTTTTTTAATGCAACTTTTTATTCTTACATTTGGAAATAATTGTAACTATTATGTTTCCTAAAACTATCTTAACTTCTATTTTTCTATTTGTAATTGCTGGATTGTTGGAAATTGGTGGTGGTTACCTTGTATGGTTGTGGTTAAGACATGACTTTAGTTGGATGTTGGGTGCATTAGGTGGATTTGTCTTATTTCTTTACGGTGTAGTTCCAACATTTCAAAAAACTCATTTTCATAGGATCTATGCTGCATACGGTGGCGTGTTTATTGTAATGTCTGTTTTTTGGGGATGGTTAATTGATGGAATAATCCCTGACCAATATGAAATAATTGGAACAATAATTGCGGTAATTGGAATTTTAATAATTTTCTATATTCCTAGAAAAGGAGAAAAAATTTGATTGACACAATAAGTTCTTTGGGACTTTTCTTTTTTGCAGCTTTATTGGAAATAACAGGTGGATATTTAATTTGGAGATGGTTAAAAAATCATCAAGGAAAAATTCTTGGATTAGTTGGGGGATTAATTTTATTTTCATATGGTATAATCATGACTTTTCAGCCTGAAAATTTTGGAAAAGTATATGCTGCATACGGTGGATTTTTTGTGATATCCTCTTTATTCTGGGGTTATTGGATAGATAAGAAAAAACCTGATAAATTTGAAATCATTGGTTCTGTTGTGGTCTTGATTGGTGTTGCAGTAATATTTTATTTTCCTAGATGATTTTATTTTTTAAAATATTTTATGTACATCTGAATTATTTTCTGGCATAATCTAAGGCAAATTCAATCATTTCTCTTGGTATGTTTCTTTTAGCAACTTTTGCTAATCCTTTGAATTCTACTGTATTATTTACTTCGTGAACTACTATTCCTTTTTCTTCATCTTCCATCATATCTATTCCTAAAATTCCTCCTCCCATAGCTTTTGATGCTTTAATTGCCATCTCTTCCATTTCTTTTGTAATCTCACAAATTTCAGGGTCTGCACCTAAAGCAATATTTGTTTTAAATCCACCTGATGATTTTCTATACATTCCTGCAATTGGTTGATCTCCTATTGTAATTATTCTGATATCTCTTGGAGGTCTTTTAACAACTTCTTGTAAATAATAAATTCTATCATGTGGACTATCCGTAATTTCTCTTACTTCTACAATTCCATCCATCGTGTCCTTATCTTTAATTGCCATTACTCCTCTTCCCCAACTACCAATTACTGGTTTGATAACTAATGGATATCCTACATTTTCTAAATTCTCAGATGCACTTTCACTTGAAAATGAAAAATATGTTTTAGGTGTTGGGATATTATTTTTTTTCAATAATAGTGTCATGAACATTTTGTTTCCACAAATACTTGCAACATCAAATTTGTTTAATACTGGAATATCTAAAAATTCTAAAGCTGATGTAAAATGAAGACCTCTGAAATAACTAACACATCTCTCTAAAACTACATCGCCTAAATCTAAATCCTCTTTTTTAGTATCTGTATTGATTTGTGTAATTTTGGCATCCAACATTTCTGTGGAATGTCCTAATTCGGCGGCTTCCTTTTGGAGCATTTTTTCTTCCGTTCTTAAACGGTCAAAAACAATGCTGATTTTTGACATTACTCTCCCCAGTCTTCGCCTACGCTTTCTGCTTCTTTGAGCTCAATGTTTGATCCTTCTTTTTTAGAAATCTCATAATCAGCTCCACAATCAGCACAAGAGACTATTTCTCCTACTGCGGCATCTTCTGGGATATTGAGTTTTGCGTCACATTCTGGACAGTTCATGTTTTTGATTTCCTTTTCTTTTGTAATTTATTAGCTTCCGTTGATTGGATTCCCCATAATTCAACGAATCCTTTGGCTAATCTTTGGTCAAATGTGGATTCTACCCCATAAGTGGCAATATCGTGACTGTACAATGAATTTTTTGATTTTCTTCCTACGACTCTTAAACTTCCTTTATATAATTTCAATTTGACAGTACCTGAAACTGGTTTTTGTGATTTTTCAATAAAACCATCTAGATCTGTTTTAAGTGGATCTTGCCAAAGTCCTGAATACACTAAATGAGACCATTCATCGTCAATAATTGATTTAAATTTATTTTCGTGTTTTGTATGTACCATTTTTTCTAAATCTGCATGTGCTTCAATTAGACAAGTAGCTGCCGGTGTTTCATAGACTTCACGTGATTTAATTCCCACAACTCTATCTTCAATATGATCTATTATTCCAACACCTGCTGCACCAGCTTTTTTGTTGATGTATTCAATTATTTTTTGAGAACCTTTTACTTTCCCATCCACTTCTATTGGTACTCCTTTATCGAATTTAATTTCTAGATAAGTTGGTTTATCTGGTAAGTCTTTTGTTTTAACCCAAATGAAAGCATCATCTGGTGGTTCGTTATATGGATCTTCTAAAACTCCTCCTTCAATTGCACGTCCCCATAAATTCTGATCAATACTAAATTTTTTAGCAACTGAATCAATTTCAATTCCGTGTTTATTTGCAAATTTTAATTCTGTATCTCTATCTAAATTTTTATCACGAATTGGTGCAATAATTGGAAGATCCGAACCTGAACGTAATGTAATATCAAAACGCACTTGATCATTTCCTTTACCTGAACAACCGTGTGCTAACGAAGTAACTTTTTCTTTTTTTGCAATCTCTAAAACTTTTTCTGCAATTAATGGTCTTGCAAGAGCTGTTGCTAAACAATATTTTTTTTGATAAAGTGCATTTGCTTTAATTGCTGGGAATATGTAATCATCAACAAATTCTTTTCTTGCATCGATATTGTAGTGTTTTTTAACTCCTAATTTTTTTGCTTTTGTTGCAATTTTTTTTGCATCATCCCCTTGACCTACATCCACAGTAACTGTGATTACTTCCATGTCGTGTTCTTCTTGCAAGTATTTCACAACAACTGATGTATCTAATCCTCCTGAGAATGCTAAAATTCCTTTTTGAGTCATAAAACAATATTTCCGTAGCATTTTGGAATTTATCTTTTGTGTTGTGCCCATTTTTCCATTTTTTTACAAAAAATTACGACTAGCTTGAGCTAAAATTCGATGATTATTTAACCGCCGAATATAACGCTGTTTTATGTCCGTTAAAATGATACTGTCAGT
This window of the Candidatus Nitrosomarinus catalina genome carries:
- the lysW/argW gene encoding alpha-aminoadipate/glutamate carrier protein LysW; protein product: MNCPECDAKLNIPEDAAVGEIVSCADCGADYEISKKEGSNIELKEAESVGEDWGE
- a CDS encoding deoxyhypusine synthase codes for the protein MVEIGRPVKDIEIDSNTSIEKIFEELSQSGGFESVNLSDGLDILTKMISDEKCLKFVSFVGAVVSTGLRGIIKDMIKNKWFDVAITTCGALDHDIAKHFSKYHEGSFTMDDNELADQNIHRLGNVLVPMDNYGPLIEEKMQSFLEEEYNNGVKEMSTAEICKMIGKHMGEDSFLYWAYKNDISVVVPGIMDGAVGSQIWMFTQNHSDFKLNLVGDANLLSGYIFKAEKSGAFMIGGGISKHHTLWWNQYREGLDYAFYITTAQEFDGSLSGALVREAISWGKVTKIARQATLHAEVTTILPFIYSALLSKLKKN
- the lysX gene encoding lysine biosynthesis protein LysX, whose translation is MSKISIVFDRLRTEEKMLQKEAAELGHSTEMLDAKITQINTDTKKEDLDLGDVVLERCVSYFRGLHFTSALEFLDIPVLNKFDVASICGNKMFMTLLLKKNNIPTPKTYFSFSSESASENLENVGYPLVIKPVIGSWGRGVMAIKDKDTMDGIVEVREITDSPHDRIYYLQEVVKRPPRDIRIITIGDQPIAGMYRKSSGGFKTNIALGADPEICEITKEMEEMAIKASKAMGGGILGIDMMEDEEKGIVVHEVNNTVEFKGLAKVAKRNIPREMIEFALDYARK
- a CDS encoding argininosuccinate synthase, which encodes MTQKGILAFSGGLDTSVVVKYLQEEHDMEVITVTVDVGQGDDAKKIATKAKKLGVKKHYNIDARKEFVDDYIFPAIKANALYQKKYCLATALARPLIAEKVLEIAKKEKVTSLAHGCSGKGNDQVRFDITLRSGSDLPIIAPIRDKNLDRDTELKFANKHGIEIDSVAKKFSIDQNLWGRAIEGGVLEDPYNEPPDDAFIWVKTKDLPDKPTYLEIKFDKGVPIEVDGKVKGSQKIIEYINKKAGAAGVGIIDHIEDRVVGIKSREVYETPAATCLIEAHADLEKMVHTKHENKFKSIIDDEWSHLVYSGLWQDPLKTDLDGFIEKSQKPVSGTVKLKLYKGSLRVVGRKSKNSLYSHDIATYGVESTFDQRLAKGFVELWGIQSTEANKLQKKRKSKT
- a CDS encoding YnfA family protein, with protein sequence MIDTISSLGLFFFAALLEITGGYLIWRWLKNHQGKILGLVGGLILFSYGIIMTFQPENFGKVYAAYGGFFVISSLFWGYWIDKKKPDKFEIIGSVVVLIGVAVIFYFPR
- a CDS encoding YnfA family protein; translation: MFPKTILTSIFLFVIAGLLEIGGGYLVWLWLRHDFSWMLGALGGFVLFLYGVVPTFQKTHFHRIYAAYGGVFIVMSVFWGWLIDGIIPDQYEIIGTIIAVIGILIIFYIPRKGEKI